One Bdellovibrionales bacterium genomic region harbors:
- a CDS encoding LysR family transcriptional regulator, which produces MMKYPRHLIESFVTFATLRNVSNTASALGISQPALSRQLQQLEELIGEKLFEKQGRQKVLSPVGQELFSRIQPTWQDYDSMVDGVISKFKDSPQHAIRIYGPTEILEHIASKIQFPYPLVFVPTRSHAVTAKVMKEDISLGITRLVPDDLQTTARKLFEEDFQILFPTAWDISAKSFSARLLGKLSNYPSLSYGEDFGFPREAWEKYDLGTPPTVLRVIPNWMVLQNLVETGLGWCIAPSNLVRKSTKFSALTVPSELMAPVAYYLLYKKDLHRIPWMKSLINSALKSY; this is translated from the coding sequence ATGATGAAGTACCCCCGACACCTCATAGAGTCCTTTGTGACGTTTGCGACATTACGGAACGTCTCTAACACGGCGTCGGCATTAGGTATTTCTCAGCCGGCACTGAGCCGTCAGCTCCAGCAATTGGAGGAGCTCATCGGCGAGAAGCTCTTTGAAAAACAAGGGCGCCAGAAAGTCCTCTCTCCCGTGGGACAGGAACTATTTTCACGGATTCAGCCCACCTGGCAAGATTACGACTCGATGGTTGATGGGGTGATTTCTAAATTCAAAGATTCCCCCCAACACGCAATTCGCATCTATGGCCCCACAGAAATCCTCGAACACATCGCAAGCAAAATACAATTCCCTTACCCCCTTGTCTTCGTACCGACCCGCAGCCACGCCGTGACGGCTAAGGTAATGAAAGAAGATATAAGCCTTGGCATCACACGCCTGGTACCGGATGATCTTCAGACGACGGCACGAAAGCTTTTCGAGGAAGATTTTCAAATTCTGTTTCCAACGGCATGGGATATTTCTGCAAAGAGCTTCTCAGCCCGCTTATTAGGAAAGCTGAGTAACTACCCGAGCCTTTCTTATGGGGAAGACTTCGGCTTTCCCCGCGAAGCGTGGGAGAAATACGATCTCGGAACGCCGCCAACGGTTTTACGAGTGATTCCCAATTGGATGGTTTTACAAAACCTCGTTGAAACCGGTCTTGGCTGGTGTATTGCGCCTTCGAATTTGGTTCGCAAAAGCACGAAGTTCTCGGCGCTGACTGTGCCGTCAGAATTGATGGCACCGGTTGCGTATTACCTTCTCTATAAAAAAGATCTCCACCGCATTCCATGGATGAAGTCTCTGATCAACTCAGCACTGAAATCTTACTAA
- a CDS encoding cation-translocating P-type ATPase, whose amino-acid sequence MKSDQARALLEKDGYNELPKAKKKSFLLLIWEVLREPMILLLLTGAGIYLAIGEIHDSLLLLASVLVIVFIAIFQERRSTRAVEALRDLSSPRARVWRDQREIQIPSREVVPGDTLIVKEGERIVADCLLLESRSLEVDESLLTGESVPISKSVSSDGSRLQFPSAFCIYSGTLVTRGFATGKVIATGLHSELGKIGKTMQEAKDTKTRLQEEIAGLVRIFGTLGVITSIVITLAFGFTRHDWLQALLAGIVAALSLLPEEFPVVLTIFLALGAWRLSKKQVLVRQPSATENLGSITALCTDKTGTLTLNQMSVEQIWTEHSQYHFHKNVEPLSAEIFSVLEAGFLASYENSFDPMEKALQKTFKTESEKVKYELPKRSLEKDYPLSPDQLTMSFVWRSPINQSRVVFSKGAPEAIVNLCNLETRLQSVVLEQVFKMCEQGLRVIGVAKASLSGSDFPKEQKGFQFSFLGLIGFIDPLREGVKEAITECYQAGIRTIMITGDHPAIASKIAGDIGLKDSGSFLTGEDIEKLTDNDLRDRIKYVNVFARVVPNQKLRIVKALKANGETVAMTGDGVNDAPSLKWADVGVAMGGRGTDVAREAADLIILDDQFNSIVAGIRLGRRIFDNIQRAMSYLFAVHFPIAALAILPVLIGGPLILFPIHIVFLELIIDPACTLVFEAEPESAKTMKVPPRKLEKPLFSFQDIALSLLQGMVVFAGIFMLFLWGLHQGWGEAQARAMAFSAFVLSNVGLIFVNKTSKHVFSNLFFVVISFAALVLLMAILFIESLSKIFKLETIDLTSLGISALVAVFCVFIASKIKNLKIR is encoded by the coding sequence ATGAAGTCCGATCAGGCGCGCGCACTCCTGGAAAAGGATGGTTACAATGAGCTTCCAAAAGCAAAGAAAAAATCGTTTTTGCTTTTGATTTGGGAAGTTCTCCGGGAGCCGATGATTCTGCTTCTCTTAACCGGGGCAGGTATTTACCTTGCTATCGGCGAGATCCACGACAGTCTGCTTCTTTTAGCGTCGGTGCTCGTCATTGTGTTTATCGCGATTTTTCAAGAACGCCGAAGCACACGGGCGGTCGAAGCTCTCCGTGATTTATCAAGCCCGCGAGCCCGTGTCTGGCGTGACCAGCGTGAAATTCAGATTCCTTCCCGGGAGGTCGTACCCGGCGACACCTTGATTGTGAAAGAGGGCGAACGGATCGTCGCGGACTGTCTTCTGTTGGAATCACGTAGCCTCGAAGTGGACGAATCCCTTCTAACGGGTGAGTCTGTGCCAATCTCAAAATCTGTTTCTAGCGATGGTTCGCGCCTTCAATTTCCGAGCGCGTTTTGTATTTATAGTGGCACACTGGTGACTCGCGGTTTTGCAACTGGGAAAGTCATTGCGACCGGTCTTCATTCGGAGCTTGGAAAAATCGGCAAGACCATGCAGGAAGCAAAGGATACTAAAACCCGATTGCAGGAAGAAATCGCAGGGCTCGTCAGAATCTTTGGAACCCTGGGAGTTATCACAAGTATTGTGATAACTTTAGCTTTTGGATTCACACGCCATGATTGGTTGCAGGCGCTTTTAGCCGGTATTGTCGCGGCTCTTTCTTTGTTGCCGGAGGAATTTCCGGTCGTGTTGACGATTTTTCTGGCACTAGGAGCCTGGCGTTTATCCAAAAAACAGGTTTTGGTTCGTCAGCCATCTGCCACAGAGAATTTAGGTTCTATCACGGCGTTGTGCACGGATAAAACGGGCACACTCACACTGAACCAAATGTCCGTCGAGCAAATTTGGACTGAGCATTCTCAGTATCATTTTCACAAGAACGTGGAGCCTCTCTCGGCAGAAATATTCTCTGTGCTTGAGGCCGGCTTTCTTGCCAGTTATGAAAACTCTTTTGATCCGATGGAAAAAGCTCTTCAGAAAACTTTTAAAACCGAAAGCGAAAAAGTGAAATATGAGCTGCCAAAACGGTCCCTTGAAAAAGATTACCCTCTGAGCCCGGATCAGCTGACAATGTCTTTTGTTTGGAGGTCGCCAATAAATCAGTCGCGGGTCGTATTTTCCAAGGGAGCCCCCGAGGCGATTGTGAATTTATGCAATCTCGAAACTCGGCTTCAATCGGTTGTTCTCGAGCAAGTTTTTAAAATGTGTGAACAGGGATTGCGTGTAATAGGCGTTGCGAAGGCTTCCTTAAGCGGTTCTGATTTTCCCAAGGAGCAAAAAGGGTTTCAATTTTCATTTCTAGGCCTGATTGGTTTTATTGATCCGCTCAGAGAGGGAGTGAAAGAAGCCATCACTGAGTGTTATCAGGCTGGAATCCGTACAATCATGATCACAGGAGACCATCCTGCGATTGCATCTAAAATTGCAGGCGATATCGGGCTGAAGGATTCAGGATCCTTTTTAACAGGTGAAGATATCGAGAAATTAACTGATAACGATCTTAGGGACAGAATAAAATACGTCAATGTCTTTGCCCGCGTAGTCCCCAATCAAAAACTGAGAATTGTGAAGGCCTTGAAGGCCAACGGCGAAACCGTTGCCATGACGGGCGATGGAGTCAACGATGCGCCTAGCTTAAAGTGGGCAGATGTCGGGGTGGCCATGGGGGGACGAGGGACTGACGTGGCTCGCGAAGCGGCTGATCTTATTATTTTAGATGATCAGTTTAACTCCATCGTTGCGGGGATCCGTTTAGGACGGCGAATTTTTGATAATATTCAAAGAGCGATGTCGTATTTGTTTGCAGTGCACTTTCCTATAGCCGCATTGGCGATTCTTCCGGTCCTCATCGGTGGTCCTTTAATACTTTTTCCCATACACATCGTGTTTTTGGAGCTGATCATTGATCCGGCCTGCACCCTTGTTTTTGAGGCCGAGCCTGAAAGTGCAAAGACAATGAAGGTCCCACCGAGAAAACTCGAAAAGCCGCTTTTTTCTTTTCAAGACATTGCCTTAAGTCTCTTGCAAGGAATGGTTGTTTTTGCCGGGATTTTTATGTTGTTTTTATGGGGGCTGCATCAAGGATGGGGAGAGGCTCAGGCCAGAGCTATGGCTTTCAGTGCTTTTGTGCTATCGAACGTGGGGCTTATATTTGTCAATAAAACGTCAAAGCATGTTTTCTCAAATCTATTTTTTGTCGTGATTTCTTTTGCGGCACTTGTTCTATTGATGGCGATTCTTTTTATTGAGAGCCTATCAAAAATCTTTAAGCTTGAAACTATAGACTTAACCTCACTAGGTATTTCGGCTTTAGTGGCGGTCTTCTGTGTATTTATTGCCAGCAAAATTAAAAATCTGAAGATCCGTTAG
- a CDS encoding universal stress protein, with protein sequence MEKTTQSIPALWAIDPTETQLRPSVEALQNVRHFLGGDFTHVHPAYIYDDDRLSREKALEKVREFLKPLPMGEMLPSDVFLSHSGKRAEWAEQVLKLAHQRQDEVIILTSHGRSALGNLFLGSFAKELLQTSDLPLLFITHQKPLFAKGEKVLFATDFSEGSEKAFHEFLKFVKNKASDLILCHIINFPLPAYSAASASGVAIPVPDYFLEEQKAWAEQRIQQWLKEAQKLGMKIKLQSIVEESMSGSSAAIERVAKAEKVGLIGLASHAGPFERIALGSVTQDLLASQKCNLWISGPHLGH encoded by the coding sequence ATGGAAAAAACAACTCAGTCAATCCCCGCATTGTGGGCCATCGATCCCACAGAGACTCAACTTCGTCCCAGTGTTGAGGCGCTGCAAAACGTGCGTCATTTTTTAGGCGGTGATTTTACCCATGTGCATCCAGCATATATTTATGATGACGACCGGCTCTCCAGAGAAAAAGCGCTGGAAAAAGTTCGAGAGTTTCTAAAGCCCTTACCTATGGGCGAGATGCTTCCTTCGGATGTCTTTTTATCTCACTCCGGTAAACGTGCCGAGTGGGCCGAGCAAGTTTTAAAACTTGCTCATCAAAGACAAGATGAAGTTATTATTTTAACTTCTCATGGGCGTTCGGCCCTAGGGAATCTATTTCTTGGAAGCTTTGCTAAAGAGCTTTTACAGACGTCGGACCTGCCGCTTCTCTTCATTACTCATCAAAAGCCACTATTTGCGAAAGGCGAAAAAGTTCTTTTTGCTACAGACTTCTCAGAAGGCTCGGAGAAAGCCTTTCACGAGTTTTTAAAGTTTGTCAAAAATAAGGCGTCTGACCTCATTCTTTGTCACATTATCAACTTTCCTTTGCCGGCTTACAGTGCAGCGTCTGCCAGTGGGGTCGCCATTCCAGTTCCGGATTATTTTTTAGAAGAACAAAAAGCATGGGCAGAACAGAGGATTCAGCAGTGGCTCAAAGAAGCACAAAAACTAGGAATGAAAATTAAATTGCAGAGCATTGTTGAAGAATCTATGTCAGGCTCCAGTGCCGCTATTGAGAGAGTTGCAAAGGCTGAAAAAGTAGGGCTCATTGGACTAGCATCCCATGCGGGACCCTTTGAAAGAATTGCATTAGGCAGCGTTACGCAAGATTTGCTGGCGTCGCAGAAATGCAACCTTTGGATCAGCGGTCCACATTTAGGACATTAA
- a CDS encoding acetyl-CoA hydrolase/transferase family protein, producing MKCRYPHEALSLIQSHHRVFIHGAAATPSVLLKALVEEAPRLEDVELIHLHTEGPCLQAAETFRKSFRIANLFVGANMRSYMDGERIDYLPCFLSEIPQLFRSRRRPIHVALLHLSPPDQHGYCTLGTSVDVARAAVESADILIAQINQQMPRVHGDGFVHIDQLDAYIEVDMPLPESKAHVATAEDTTIGRHVASLIEDGACLQVGIGTIPDAVLAQLQSHKNLGVHSEMWSDGILSLIQSGVITNSHKAVHPGKTVSAFVMGSERVYRFIHDNPSVIQLPSDYVNNPNVICRNKKVVAINSAVEVDLTGQVCADSIGSKIISGVGGQMDFMRGAALSEGGKPIIALPSRTKDGRSRLVPSLKPGAGVVTTRAHVQFIVTEYGIADLYGKTLHERAQALIEIAHPEDREDLWTAYRSL from the coding sequence ATGAAGTGTCGTTATCCCCATGAAGCTTTAAGTTTGATTCAATCTCATCACAGGGTTTTCATTCATGGTGCCGCAGCAACCCCTTCGGTTTTATTAAAGGCTCTGGTGGAAGAGGCCCCACGCCTTGAGGATGTGGAGCTCATTCATCTTCACACCGAAGGTCCTTGTTTGCAGGCGGCCGAGACGTTTCGGAAGTCTTTTCGCATCGCCAATCTATTTGTCGGGGCCAATATGCGTTCTTACATGGATGGGGAGCGCATCGACTATCTGCCGTGTTTTCTTTCTGAGATTCCGCAATTGTTTCGTTCGCGCCGTAGGCCAATTCATGTGGCGCTTTTGCATTTATCACCGCCGGATCAACATGGCTACTGCACTTTAGGTACCAGTGTCGATGTGGCCAGAGCCGCAGTGGAGAGTGCGGATATTCTGATTGCCCAAATCAATCAGCAAATGCCGCGGGTGCATGGGGATGGTTTTGTTCATATTGATCAGCTCGATGCGTATATCGAGGTCGATATGCCGTTGCCAGAGTCTAAAGCTCACGTGGCGACAGCCGAAGACACAACAATCGGTCGTCATGTGGCGAGTCTTATTGAGGATGGGGCGTGTCTGCAAGTGGGCATTGGCACCATCCCTGATGCGGTTCTCGCGCAATTGCAATCACATAAAAACCTGGGTGTTCATAGCGAAATGTGGTCCGATGGTATCTTGTCGCTGATCCAATCAGGAGTCATTACAAACTCCCACAAAGCCGTTCATCCGGGAAAAACCGTTTCGGCTTTTGTTATGGGGTCTGAGCGCGTCTACCGTTTCATTCATGACAATCCTTCGGTGATTCAGCTGCCATCGGATTATGTCAATAATCCCAATGTCATTTGCAGAAATAAAAAAGTAGTGGCGATCAATTCAGCGGTGGAGGTGGATTTAACAGGCCAGGTTTGTGCGGATTCCATCGGCAGTAAAATTATTTCCGGTGTGGGCGGACAAATGGATTTTATGAGAGGAGCCGCACTGTCGGAAGGTGGAAAACCCATTATAGCGCTTCCTTCAAGAACCAAAGACGGGCGTTCGCGACTAGTGCCGTCCTTAAAGCCTGGCGCCGGTGTTGTCACCACAAGAGCGCATGTTCAATTTATTGTGACTGAATATGGGATTGCGGATCTCTACGGCAAGACATTGCATGAACGGGCCCAAGCGCTGATCGAGATCGCCCATCCCGAGGACCGGGAGGACTTGTGGACGGCGTACCGGAGTTTGTGA
- a CDS encoding divalent metal cation transporter, which yields MLKKLGPGLITGAADDDPSGIATYSQAGALFGVNMLWTVLFTFPLMVGIQIVSARIGSTTGQGLSFNIRQHYPRWVLYSIVGLLLFANTINIAADISAMGEAAKLVLGGSGHLYAAGFGVLSLGLQVFIPYSRYVRFLKWLTLSLLAYAATLFVVRIPWLEVLTRTLLPNVTWSAEYFSFVVGVFGTTISPYLFFWQAAQEVEDRHLREHHSKPPRTAAEISQNFHRIKVDTYVGMGFSNLISYFIILTAAVALHMQGVTDIQTSADAARALRPVAGELTFILFSLGIIGTGLLAIPVLAGSSAYAIAEALDWENRSLELHPRMAKRFYSIIAVSTLIGIGLGFTSVDPIKALYISAVINGVISVPIMAVMMLMAVRPDIMGSSTIRPRLKFLGWATVFFMALAVAAMVWIYLAK from the coding sequence TTGCTCAAAAAGCTGGGCCCGGGTCTTATTACGGGTGCGGCTGACGATGACCCCAGTGGAATTGCGACCTACTCTCAAGCTGGAGCGCTCTTTGGCGTCAACATGCTTTGGACCGTTCTGTTCACGTTCCCTTTGATGGTGGGGATTCAAATCGTCAGCGCCCGGATCGGCAGCACGACGGGGCAGGGGCTGAGTTTCAATATCCGTCAACATTATCCAAGATGGGTTTTGTACAGCATCGTCGGACTCTTACTATTTGCAAATACGATTAACATCGCGGCAGATATCTCAGCGATGGGAGAAGCAGCAAAGCTGGTTCTTGGTGGCTCGGGGCACTTGTATGCCGCAGGATTTGGGGTGCTTTCGCTGGGACTTCAGGTTTTTATTCCTTACAGTCGGTATGTGCGTTTTTTAAAGTGGCTGACATTGTCTTTACTAGCCTATGCGGCAACTTTATTTGTTGTGCGTATTCCATGGTTGGAGGTTTTAACCCGCACACTCTTGCCAAATGTGACTTGGTCGGCGGAATATTTTTCTTTTGTCGTCGGTGTTTTTGGGACGACAATCAGTCCCTATCTGTTTTTTTGGCAGGCGGCGCAAGAAGTTGAAGACCGGCATCTGCGTGAACATCATTCAAAACCACCGAGGACCGCGGCGGAGATTTCTCAGAACTTTCATCGTATTAAAGTAGATACCTATGTCGGGATGGGATTTTCTAATTTGATCTCCTATTTCATTATTCTGACAGCGGCTGTTGCTTTGCATATGCAGGGCGTGACTGATATTCAAACTTCGGCCGATGCGGCACGAGCCCTTCGGCCCGTTGCCGGAGAGTTGACGTTCATTCTTTTCAGTCTTGGAATTATCGGCACGGGGCTCTTGGCAATTCCAGTGTTGGCAGGCTCTTCAGCTTATGCGATTGCCGAGGCCCTCGATTGGGAAAACCGCAGTCTTGAGCTTCATCCACGAATGGCAAAAAGATTTTATAGTATTATTGCGGTATCCACTTTGATCGGCATCGGTCTTGGTTTTACCTCGGTGGATCCTATTAAAGCACTTTATATCAGTGCGGTTATTAATGGAGTGATTTCAGTACCGATTATGGCGGTGATGATGCTGATGGCGGTTCGGCCGGACATCATGGGAAGCAGTACTATCCGGCCGAGATTAAAATTTTTAGGATGGGCCACGGTGTTTTTTATGGCCCTTGCGGTTGCTGCGATGGTTTGGATCTACCTGGCAAAATAA
- a CDS encoding NAD(P)-dependent alcohol dehydrogenase: MKTMKAAVFVRPGKIEIQEKPVPQIGPTDALVRVTTTTICGTDVHILKGEYPVKPGLTIGHEPVGVIEALGSAVTGYQIGERVIVGAITPCGQCSPCLDGHQSQCGGHAIGGWKFGNTIDGCQAEYVLVPNAMANLTSVPQGLTDEQVLMCPDIMSTGFSGAESGHIRIGDTVVVFAQGPIGLCATAGARLQGATTIIGVDAVHQRLEMSKKMGATHTINFKNEDPIKIIMDMTHGRGVDVAIEALGTQQTFESCLRVLKPGGVLSSLGVYSGKLTLPLDAFAAGLGDHKVVTTLCPGGKERMRRLMNVVASGFVDMKPLVTHRFKLDDIEKAYDLFANQRDGVLKVAITP; encoded by the coding sequence ATGAAAACAATGAAAGCGGCCGTATTTGTCCGTCCCGGAAAAATCGAAATCCAAGAAAAACCCGTTCCCCAAATTGGTCCAACGGATGCCTTAGTCCGTGTGACGACAACGACCATCTGTGGAACGGATGTGCATATTTTAAAAGGCGAGTACCCCGTCAAGCCAGGCCTCACCATCGGTCATGAACCTGTCGGCGTCATTGAAGCTCTCGGGAGTGCCGTGACCGGATATCAGATCGGTGAAAGAGTGATCGTGGGCGCCATCACTCCCTGTGGGCAATGCAGTCCTTGCTTAGATGGTCATCAATCCCAGTGCGGCGGGCACGCGATTGGCGGATGGAAGTTCGGCAACACCATCGACGGCTGTCAGGCGGAATATGTTCTCGTCCCCAACGCGATGGCGAATCTCACATCGGTCCCGCAAGGACTGACAGATGAACAAGTCCTTATGTGCCCGGATATTATGAGCACGGGATTCAGTGGAGCAGAGAGCGGTCATATCCGTATCGGTGATACCGTCGTCGTTTTTGCACAAGGGCCGATCGGCCTTTGCGCCACCGCAGGAGCAAGGCTGCAAGGGGCGACAACCATTATCGGTGTCGATGCCGTCCATCAACGTTTGGAAATGTCCAAAAAAATGGGTGCCACTCACACGATTAATTTTAAGAATGAAGACCCCATAAAAATCATCATGGATATGACCCACGGCCGCGGTGTCGACGTGGCCATCGAGGCCCTTGGAACACAGCAAACTTTCGAGTCTTGCTTGCGGGTCTTAAAGCCCGGCGGCGTGCTGTCAAGTCTCGGAGTCTATTCTGGAAAGCTGACGCTGCCTCTAGATGCTTTTGCGGCAGGACTCGGGGATCACAAGGTCGTGACCACTTTATGCCCTGGTGGAAAAGAGCGGATGCGCCGTTTGATGAATGTCGTCGCCTCTGGCTTTGTCGATATGAAGCCCCTCGTCACTCATCGGTTTAAGCTCGATGATATTGAAAAAGCTTATGATCTCTTCGCAAATCAAAGAGACGGTGTTTTAAAGGTAGCAATTACTCCTTGA
- a CDS encoding glutathione S-transferase family protein has translation MKQAFSTPTITAFKSSPDRGRGLARDFRVRWALEEVGQPYNVELLTFEEMKQSPYRKLQPFGQIPAFKQDDLVLFESGAIILYISEKLPGLLPKEVNARARAIMWVFSALNTLELPVVERSNCFLFERNKPWYSERLAVLDERVNVRLKELSDFLGDSEWLDGDFSAGDLLMVTVLRRLESSGLLKAFPKICDYIARAEARPAYQRAFAAQLAVFTGG, from the coding sequence ATGAAACAAGCTTTTTCGACTCCGACAATCACTGCATTTAAAAGTTCTCCGGATCGTGGGCGTGGCCTTGCCCGAGATTTTCGTGTTCGATGGGCATTGGAAGAAGTAGGGCAGCCGTACAATGTGGAGCTTTTGACATTTGAAGAAATGAAGCAGTCGCCTTATCGCAAGCTTCAGCCTTTTGGGCAAATTCCTGCTTTTAAACAAGATGATTTGGTGTTGTTCGAGTCTGGTGCCATCATTTTGTATATCAGTGAAAAGCTTCCCGGTTTACTGCCTAAAGAGGTCAATGCCCGGGCACGCGCGATCATGTGGGTATTCTCAGCGCTGAATACTTTGGAGCTGCCTGTTGTTGAACGCAGTAATTGCTTTCTGTTTGAGCGTAACAAACCTTGGTATAGCGAGCGATTGGCAGTCCTTGATGAGCGCGTGAATGTGCGTTTGAAAGAACTTTCTGATTTCCTCGGGGATTCGGAGTGGCTCGATGGTGATTTCAGTGCCGGTGATCTTTTGATGGTCACGGTGCTGCGCCGTTTGGAAAGTTCAGGGTTGCTGAAGGCCTTTCCGAAAATTTGTGATTACATTGCTCGTGCCGAAGCTCGGCCTGCGTACCAGCGTGCGTTTGCGGCACAGCTCGCTGTTTTCACAGGTGGCTAA
- a CDS encoding universal stress protein codes for MALKPILLADDLLDTSRSGLARSKLLRDFCEELASRLNSDLQVLYVDNINSYKIPYIEKKKLTLKKDKLLSFLRNHFSRCVFHTNVATRIGDPTLSILREEQKNEYEFVVVGSRGNRGLKKAILGSVSEEILRRSSDPVIVFGPEAQNLKYQLDPEESLKILCLTDLTKASVPAEKLAVKLGQKLGGHLTVCYSAGDMLHELRETFVSRGIKPSLRVFSKKNIKQHEKSLERKVSSLRRKLFSVDSLFLEQPGILEEQVSKEVKGVYDLIVMGTHSRRKFLKNFIGSSTRGMILSSPVPVVVVPSSEVEKA; via the coding sequence GTGGCCTTGAAACCAATTCTATTGGCAGATGACCTTTTAGATACCTCTAGGTCGGGTCTTGCAAGATCGAAGTTATTGCGAGATTTCTGTGAAGAACTTGCGTCCCGACTGAATTCAGATTTGCAGGTTCTCTATGTCGACAATATCAATTCTTACAAAATTCCTTATATTGAAAAGAAAAAACTGACGCTTAAGAAAGATAAACTTCTAAGCTTCTTGCGAAATCATTTTTCTCGGTGCGTGTTTCACACCAACGTTGCCACTAGAATTGGTGATCCCACTCTTTCCATCTTAAGAGAGGAGCAAAAAAATGAATACGAGTTTGTTGTTGTCGGCAGTCGCGGAAACCGGGGATTAAAAAAGGCAATTCTTGGAAGCGTCTCGGAGGAGATCTTACGACGCTCGAGCGATCCTGTTATTGTCTTCGGCCCAGAAGCGCAAAATCTGAAATACCAACTAGATCCCGAAGAGTCTTTAAAGATTCTCTGCCTCACGGATTTAACCAAAGCCAGTGTTCCCGCCGAGAAACTGGCCGTCAAGTTGGGCCAGAAGTTAGGCGGGCATCTTACGGTTTGCTACTCGGCAGGTGATATGCTGCATGAGCTGCGAGAAACCTTCGTTTCTCGTGGTATTAAACCCTCTTTAAGAGTTTTTTCAAAAAAAAACATTAAGCAACACGAGAAGAGCCTAGAGCGGAAGGTCAGCTCTCTTCGGCGGAAACTCTTCTCTGTGGACAGCCTTTTTTTAGAACAACCCGGGATACTTGAGGAGCAGGTTTCAAAAGAAGTCAAAGGTGTCTATGATCTTATTGTGATGGGCACTCATTCCAGACGGAAGTTTTTAAAGAACTTTATTGGCAGTTCGACAAGAGGCATGATTCTATCTTCGCCGGTGCCCGTCGTTGTCGTTCCTTCCTCGGAAGTCGAGAAGGCATAA
- a CDS encoding rhodanese-like domain-containing protein — protein sequence MRNAILLLLFLFSSLSSVVFAKVVILDVRTPEEYSKDHVAAAMNIDVKNPNFKTEVSKLSREDEYKVYCASGRRSTQAVSIMQELGFKHLENLGGLENAKKVLQ from the coding sequence ATGCGTAATGCAATTCTACTTCTTTTGTTTTTATTTTCTTCTCTGAGCTCCGTTGTATTTGCGAAGGTTGTCATACTAGATGTGCGGACTCCCGAGGAGTATTCCAAAGATCATGTGGCGGCGGCCATGAATATAGATGTTAAAAATCCCAATTTTAAAACTGAAGTATCAAAGCTCAGCCGTGAAGATGAGTATAAAGTCTATTGTGCCTCCGGCAGGAGGTCCACTCAGGCTGTTTCGATCATGCAGGAACTTGGTTTTAAACACTTGGAAAATCTCGGAGGCCTTGAGAATGCTAAGAAGGTCTTGCAATAG
- a CDS encoding host attachment protein, whose translation MHWFVVASQKEVRIFIKTSDRSKIELIKTVTNPLGTVKKRDLIRKEAGRGTKSLGGHLGSTHYTEGKRHDPHEEAEIQFAKEIAQFLETERLKNSFSSMTLVAEPHFLGKVKAEMGNKLQESVTDWIKKDLQKTPQSEIANFILPKSEPSSFENSI comes from the coding sequence ATGCATTGGTTTGTCGTAGCCAGCCAGAAGGAAGTTAGAATCTTTATAAAAACATCGGACCGTAGCAAGATTGAGCTTATTAAAACGGTCACGAATCCTCTAGGTACGGTTAAAAAGCGAGACCTCATTCGAAAAGAAGCTGGACGTGGCACCAAATCATTGGGAGGACACCTGGGATCTACACACTATACGGAAGGCAAAAGACATGATCCCCATGAAGAGGCTGAGATTCAATTTGCAAAAGAAATTGCCCAGTTTCTTGAAACTGAGCGCTTGAAAAATAGTTTTTCATCAATGACCCTCGTTGCTGAACCGCATTTCCTAGGAAAAGTGAAAGCTGAGATGGGCAATAAACTTCAAGAAAGTGTCACTGATTGGATCAAGAAAGACCTTCAGAAAACACCTCAAAGTGAAATTGCCAATTTTATTTTGCCTAAATCCGAACCAAGCTCTTTTGAGAATTCAATATAA